In Porites lutea chromosome 8, jaPorLute2.1, whole genome shotgun sequence, the genomic stretch gcggtcgtcgctttttcttagcgacaaataaaacttttgaaggcgtttgtttagctcttgcggggaagtttctttaaaaggagttgtgaattctttttgtatttaaaataattctgtaaaaaagattattcaatttagttttaagcttatttatgaacaagtcaactaaataaagtgaCGCCAgccttaagcttaatttgcatttgtaaacaaaaaactttttcaccggttttatcgataaattcaagtcaaaaagacaaaaagctttacctgttaaaacttccaaaccgaacttcgtcaccttcttcacgtatctcggaaatagcttgcttgattagttgtgaaatttcttagtttgttacggtagcaaaccgggaaggccttttgctcgcaacctacgcgagtttgccgtcgctcgctcggagaaactggaggtgaatcagtgaatagtgcaggatattcactgattgagtagccaatcagagcgcgcgaataACACtgtccactgttttagtatagagtgttttcacatgacgtcacggcggccatgttggtgtcccaaaccaatcctgtgggagttgaactcttttcttatgcaaacgctttctttggttccaataaatttgcatagatgctggccacgtgagtgaaaacactctatatacCAAAGagaatagagtactaaagtgatgacgtcataaaaatgaaatttctgaaattatgggatttttcaggatattctgaaagaacgaTGTCCAAGAGgactacttgccaaaaatgagcatttgggggcaaattgtctctgagatcgtagcccagttatactcagaaaactccatacaaacccttctaaattttttttgggtcgacccaaaaaaaatttagaagggtttgtatggagttttgtaagcataactgggctacgatctcagagacaatttgcccccaaatgctcatttttggcaagtacgcctcttggacattgttctttccagaatatcccataatttcagaaatttcatttttatgacgtcacactttagtactctattactGTCTCGATTTACTCAAATATCTCATTTCTTTCTGTCGGCAGTGTGCATGTTCACTACCTTTACACCCTTTCCTTTGGtaagttgtttattttaattctaaaattattacttttattttagACTGGTTAAAAAGGCTTACAATACACTCTTAGAATAAATGTGAATTATATGAGAAAGTATGTCCCGATTAGGGGAGTAAATTTTATGTTACAATTTTCATTTGCTCGTGTTAATTCACGACAAAATTTGTACATATCCTCCGATTCAATTGTTGCTAGAGAAAATGTCTTTCAATAATAATTCAATTTGTTCTTAGGGTGTGGAGTTTTCTCTGACGTGGGGtgaaaaaaatcactttaaGGTGACAGCAACAGgtacttaaatcaaacaaattaaacaaatctaacttacaaaaaaaaaacactcttttaTTTTAAAGCTGCGGATTTCACTGTTGATTCGGTTTCCTTCCTAACTCTGGATATGGATTGAATCACTCAAACTCGTAGCACTGATAGACCAGAAGCACTGGACAGAGGCTCGACACTTATAGCCAACCCTTAACTGCTCCCTTCAAAAGGGTCGCAAAGTGACACCtgttatagagcgttttcacgtGGCGTCTCGTCCGCCTTATTCACGGTGTCCCAAAGCAGTCCTTTAGGAGTTGAACCATGCACCGGAATTGTGGCTAGAGAAAATTTTAGCGGTTATAATCTGCTATCCGTCTTAAAGCGAAAATTTTCTGTTCTTGGCGGTAACGATTGATCGGGTAACCCTACTTAGACCCTGATACAAGAAACgcgtttgtttcctttttcccctTGATCAACAGATTTGCATCCATCACCCATATGTTTTAAACCTGGCAAAACAGGCAAGTTTGTAAAGATATGCATCGACATCACCCAAATATCATTTGAGAGAGGTCAAGCTGGAGGCTGCTTCGGAATGACAACTGAGCCTATACCAATAAAGTTCACTCTCGCTTGTCTTTACATGGGACCGGGACCTGACCGTCAGGAAAACCCTAGAACTGTGAAAGCTGATAGAGTACCAGCAGTGCCTCTAGAACTCGCCATGGACCCTAAATACGTCATGGACGCAATACCAGCAATACCAGCAGTACGAGCAATGCCACTGAGGCCTGCCCAACAAGAGGACTATAAATCTTATGTGGACAGAATACCAGCAATGCCTCTAGAACCCACCGTACAAAAGGATCCTAAATATGTCATAGATGCGATGCCAGGGGTACCTGCTATGTCATTGAAGGCTGTCCAAGAGGAGGACTATGAATCTATAGTGGACAGAGTGCAAGCAATGCCTCTAGAACCCACCTTACAAAAGGATCCTAAATATGTCATGGATGCGATGCCAGGGGTACCTTCTATGTCATTGAAGGCTGTCCAAGAGGAGGACTATGAATCTATAGTGGACAGAGTGCAAGCAATGCCTCTAGAACCCACCTTACAAAAGGATCCTAAATACGTCATGGATGTGATACCAGCAGTACCAGCAATGAAAATGAAGTCTTCTCGAAAAGAGGACTATGATTCTACAGTTGACATAGCAATGCCCCTACATCCCAGCTACGAGAAGGACCCTGAATATGTCATGGACGCGATACCAGCAATGCCACTGAAGCCTTCCCAACAGGATGACCATGAATCGGTGGTGAAGTTAGTACCGCATGTACCTTTTGAAAAGGAGAATCCTAAATTGATCTTAAAGAAAGAAACCTTAAAGGTGAATATGCTACAGACGATTACAGTTCGTTTTTAGTATAACTTATGTCTAGGGCAAATGAATCTGAAATGTCTCAGGAAATAAGCACTCTTCCTTGGTAGATCTAGTGGAAAGACCCGCGGCGTGCCCCCAGGTGGTTCCCGATTTATTTTTATACCAAACCCGAGGCCAAAAGAACCCAGAAAACTACTAAGCAATTAGTTAGTTAATTACTCTTCAAATCTGATAACGTTTGAATCTCTGTATTTTGATCTGTCGcttccttttatttattttttttgagagTCCCTTGTAGATTATCAAGATATATTAAGTGCTACCCTCAATTAAGAAATTTTCTTACTATTTTCAAGAACGCCTTCCTTATTTGAAGTTCTCCCACCCCGCCCTTGCCGGTTATGACAAGGCGTAGATCGCCACTGTTCTTATATTTAATGACTGTGTGGGTAGATACCCTAGAGACGACTAACTACTTCTAATTGTCCACATCTTTGTTGTAGGATAGCGAGACTGACGCCAGCTACTTTTCATATGAAGACTATCTGAACGATATCGTCACAGGTCCTGAGACACTTTATGAAGATGGTTGCCAGTGTACACATAAGCCATTTCCTTTTTGCTACTGCTGCTCCAAGACAGAAGCTTTTAAAATTCCTATCAAAGGTGAGGCTCATTGTCCTCACTGTATGGGTAAGAAAGGCGCTGAAAAAATTTAAGATCAAGATTTTATGGaggatttttatttcagttcattaatttaattattgCTATTTCATTCTGTTGCAGCGTGTGTCGTGGGAGACTTGAGTGAGGCTGATAAGGTAAGGGCAACAGAAGAGCTTCTTATAATTTGGCATTCACTAGCTCTTAATTCATCACACTAGGAAAAGGCAGTTTACAATTGACCGTCAAAGGTCATTGCTGCTATTCTGACTGGCTGAAAAATCTCCCGCTACTTTAAATAGCCTTATATTAATAGTCAATCACCCAAGAAAACAAGTTCTAATCGTGTCTTGTTGAACGTTTTAATTGGCTCCCTTCAATATTACGTTGTTCTCCTTCAGGGTTTTAATGTGACAGTCATTGCAAATCACTCACTTTTCAAGGAACAAATCTCTGGTAAGTGGAAAGACAGCGATAACTATTGGGTTAAAACTCGTTGTAACACACTTACGCTCTCACCCGCTGATATCTAAATATTGTTTTTATCTTAAAGGAAAAATTGTAAGAAGACTCTTCACACAAATATTAACATCTTTCTGTCAccgctgaagaggtttcatttgaatgttcacaccataggatttatccacagactcaaaagttagaactacacactaaataaatagtaccatgtgaaagtactgctgaagagatttcatctgaatggtcacaccattggatttcatccacagactcaaaagttagaactacatactaaataaatagtaccatgtgaaagtactgctgaagagatttcatctgaatggtcacaccataggatttcatcttcagactcaaaagttagaactacatactaaataaatagtacaaTGTGAAAATACTACTGCTGAAGAGGtgtcatttaaatggtcacaccataggatttcatccacagattctAAAGTTAGAATATACAttctaaataaatagtaccatgttaAAGTACTGCTGAAGGGGTTTCGTTtcaatggtcacaccataggatttcaacaaaacagactcaaaagttagaactacgcACTCCCGGGGTAGTCAGCAACAAGTTATACGGCCGGAAGCCTCTGCCTTGTGTTCCAGCCCCCTGCCTTTTTATAAACTATTTTAGACAGAAAAattacccctttcgtataccgtATATTGACAAATGCTACTCCTTTCACACTCATTGATTACTGTAAAAGCACCATATTAAAAACATGAATAAGTCACAAAACCAggacgttttctcgactttttcgcaaccataaaatgcatctagaTCTGTTACAAATTTTGGACCTTTTTagagaccgaaatgacagatttacCTATACCCCTTAATACACTTCAACCTGACAAAGATACCCCTTCCGGGCGTGCCTCCCATAAAGGCCATAACAGGAAGTACCCCCTGGGTGCATATTAACTGAATTAATAGTATCATTTTAAAGTACTGCGcatgctgaagaggtttcatttgaatggtcacactatagGTTTGCGTTCACAAAATTGTgtaattccagaaaatatccataccccccgcGGAGGACAACGGAAATTCCGAGGGGAAGGGGGTCCAGAGTAGGGGGTGGTTTCTCGAGGTTATTTACAGTCTgcgaatgtttttttttcacggcttACGCGataaataaatgtcaaatgtcATCGGCTCATGAATAAACTTCTGGTATTTCACCTGTTGTTGTAGTTCGGTTGTGTTCTAAGCcttcaaacaattttttgacTGAAAGGAAGAAATAAATGTCGACTCGatgtttagtttgaatttaaCTGGTTGTTGTTTGTGTCGTGTAAGGTATCGCCTCCATGTTTCTCATATCTTACCGTTGATTATTAACTAAGGAAGACTTTTACAAGGCAAAATTGAGATAATCAGACACTGTTTTTACAtgaataaaagattttttctttcttgatcgCGGAAACAATTAACTTTCGCATAACAGTACAGTGCTACAACATTATCTTTGACGTAAATATATTTTCCAGGGGGTGCCTACCAGTCAGTTGAATAAGCACCCCCCGGAATGGAAATCCCAGCGGGGTGGGGGGTCTAAAACAAAAGTGCCCTCCgtggagaggggggggggggggtatgaatattttctggaactacacattgtGAGTTAGAACCACAGTAAATGTCTCCATTACCAAAGCAATTGACTCTGTCCGTTGTAGGGTTAAAGttaaacagaaaaataattgctgttctttttttattttagtggcGGATCCTTCTCCAATATGCAAAGTTGTGCAAATGCTCGACAGAAAAGTGAAAATGTGCTTAAAACTAAAGAAAGTGTCGCTGGCCCTCAGTAACACAGGCGCATGTATGGATGTTAGTATTGGCAAATTAGAACGGCCCTTGGGGTGTTTCTATATATCAAAATAGGGTGCATGTTTACCAAGGCGAGCAAAGCCGGATATTTGTTATAACATTTATGCCCAAATCAAACCATGAGTTCCATTACTGGCACATAACGGGCTTTGTAAACAGATTTTGTGAATTTAGTGATTTTACGCGAAAAGTAAACTTCGTAacgtaaaaacaaataaaacataaTCCGGGATTTAGGATAAGGGTAAGatgaaagtttctttttcaataTAAGTTACTCTTTTGTAGTTGCAAttgttttgtcaataaaaaataCCGCTGTTACGGTAGCtacactttttttgtaaacttttcaGATTCCAAAACAATACTAGCCAGAATTTCAGTCGTTTCCTCGAGCCGCAAACTCCCAACTCATGGAGCACGGCTGATATTCAGGCTAAAGCAATGCCTGATAAGAGTATTGCCTTCACTGAAGTAGTTGGAATACATCCTAAAAGGCTGTGttggttaattaattaattaattaattaattaattaattaattcattcattcattcattcattcattcattcattcgttcattcgttcgttcgttcgttcgttcgttcgtccgttctttcattcattcattcattcattcattcattcattcattcattcattcattcattcattcattcattcattcattcattcattcattcattcattcattcattcaaaaaaacaaaaacaaaaatactaaccagtaaaaaatgaaaatataatgaTATGTGCAAACGTTTAGacctcggataaggacgaaatgTTCAGTTGAATTTAGTTCCTCGCCAAGCGAGGTTTTAATAAATCTGTCGTAATTTGCATCGCGCCTGGCTCCCACGAAATCGCTAAGCGAAGAGTGATGTTGCAGTGGTTTTAAATATTTCTATCGCTATATTTCTATCCGGAGTTGCCTAGCAACGATGTCGCGACTAACCTCCAATTGACGTCATTCAGTCTGACGTGCATTTTTCAGTTTCCAGGCAACTCTTTCGTACTGAACCAGTTGACGTCAAGGTGCATGTTTTGACTGTTTTTGCGGCCTTTTTGATGATCAAGAAACGCTTTTGTCGATTGATATCGACGACAAAACTATTTTGCAGAGAACATTGAAGCAATTTGTACCTGAAAGGTCGCGATATTCGGAAGTGTCGGTCCTCGGCGTTGGGTGACGGCACCAAAAATGGGTCAAACAAAAAATCTG encodes the following:
- the LOC140946473 gene encoding uncharacterized protein, yielding MKVFLICALAVAFFSISSGAPANREYDEIDLIESAMKHSPLHHHHHNHTNCIKKCQENSCSCCMENLWGHQVCMFTTFTPFPLGVEFSLTWGEKNHFKVTATDLHPSPICFKPGKTGKFVKICIDITQISFERGQAGGCFGMTTEPIPIKFTLACLYMGPGPDRQENPRTVKADRVPAVPLELAMDPKYVMDAIPAIPAVRAMPLRPAQQEDYKSYVDRIPAMPLEPTVQKDPKYVIDAMPGVPAMSLKAVQEEDYESIVDRVQAMPLEPTLQKDPKYVMDAMPGVPSMSLKAVQEEDYESIVDRVQAMPLEPTLQKDPKYVMDVIPAVPAMKMKSSRKEDYDSTVDIAMPLHPSYEKDPEYVMDAIPAMPLKPSQQDDHESVVKLVPHVPFEKENPKLILKKETLKDSETDASYFSYEDYLNDIVTGPETLYEDGCQCTHKPFPFCYCCSKTEAFKIPIKACVVGDLSEADKGFNVTVIANHSLFKEQISVADPSPICKVVQMLDRKVKMCLKLKKVSLALSNTGACMDVSIGKLERPLGCFYISK